Genomic segment of Hydractinia symbiolongicarpus strain clone_291-10 chromosome 5, HSymV2.1, whole genome shotgun sequence:
GCGTCCGTACAATACGATGTTTTTGCTgaactaatttaaaatttatacaagACCGTAAACGTGCACATATTCCGCACGTGGTTACAAACAACTTTGTACACAGTTTTCTAAATAATATTAAACACCTATGCAGTAGCACGTTAGATGATTATATCACAATGTTGGTATGGTAGAATATTTTCatatctttttgttttaaagcaTCTTGAGTGTTAACTCTAATGTATGTTTTTAGtttcaataaataaatcaatacgTCAATTCTTCCCCATGAAATGTACAAGAACACCACACCCAGGTTAGTGTACAGTTTATTGCTCTGTTAAAGAGTCATAATTAGATCCTGCACTGATTTGTGCTACGAAGGTGTTTATTTTAGGTATAATTGTTTTACACTAATATTGTTAAGACTcatgaatttttgttttcaccATCTGTAGTGGAGATTTTTGTTTTCACTATCAGTAGTGGAGACGCATCAGGAACTATCAGTGTCAGTGTAGAAGATGGTTCTATTAGCTTGGACTGtgactttgttttctttattctcGAATTTTACTCGTACACGTTTTAAactatttatctaatttttaggACTCCACTATCACAAGGAATCCTTTCTAAGACTACAAACGACACTTTGAGGTAATGCGCATGTCCGTATTTATATACTAGTGTAATCAATACTCGCATGTCACGTGACGAAATCACACACTTAATAAGATAAATATTGTTATTATAAAAACTAAGAAGAAATTAATGTTACAAATCTGATCTGTGTGCAGTTGTATGTAATATAATTTTTCATTTAGTGAAATTGACACAACGTTAACATCGAATGGTGAGTAGTTTCTTTCAAACTTATCTTGTATCCAAGAAAAATATGTATTCAAATAAGCTTATGCACCACTTTTTCGTGTTTAGGTCATGTGATATCCCAAGGCATTAAGTCACCTTTCCATAATGAAGACAACAAAGATACACCTAGACAGTATGATAGCTACTCACATTCTTTAGTGCACTGTGTGTTGATGGAAAAGGAGTTTTTGATgttattagaaaaaattaaGCCTGAAATTATTCCAAATTAGAGTGTGTGCATACCTTCTGCAAATCTCCTGTGGCCAACTAATACTTTAACTTGAAacattattttgcttttttaggtcgccatgtttttttatttcttttgttcatATGTTGTTTTTAGCAGCATTGAAATTATATCTTATATCAATTCGTGTATCAGATacaataattttactttttcagaATTACTCCAACAAAATCAAGACCAGCTAGTCGACCTAAATCTTTCACAGAACTTTCTCTTTCCGATGTCGAACACGAAAGTCGACACAACACTCCAAAACCCAGATTACCTCGTTTAACACAAGAAGTTGTGGTTGTCGAGACAAATCCAGATAATTTACATGAAAGCGGTGAAGTGGAAACAAGATCTTTTACTGCGCAATCACCAGCTAGAGTTGTATGTCATTCCCCAATACAGGAAAGAGATGGAACCGTTCCAAATAACGAATCAATTCGGACAAAACAATCCAAGAAATCATTATCATTTGATGAGAACAACATTAGTAACGTTAAAGGTAATAATTCTCTCATATTAATTATAAGGTGCGCCAAAACAAGCTACTCAATTTTTTTGAGGGGAATGCATTGTTTTAACagtcaaaaaaatattcatacaTTTTATAATCTTGGTATTGTTAACATGTCTCCAGTTTCGCCTGTCTTATTCTCgaacttgaactgatttttattttgttttcagatTTATCCACTGGAGCTggcaagaaaaaaaagaagaagttcGTACCTGTACAGTCTCGATATAAACAACAGTCAAGTAAAAAGGTGCTGCTTGCTACCATATGCTTGACAATTAAAGAAACATCTAAGGGGAAGAGCGGTCAGCTTTACTAagattaaaaattgttaaaatgtcATATTGATTTGTTTTCTCAAATTCCCTTGAGATATCagatatttattaaaaactaaTCGGTGGCCCATGAAAAAATCTACGGTTTCGCCCGTTCTTttttaccgcatttcgtgtgtaTCGCTACTGCgattaccattttgcatgacaaacagatgtatacgggtattacGATATTGACtggtcgttgcccgtggaaaaatccacgggttgccCGTCCTTCATACTTactcgtcgcaacaaagtggataaaagtatatcgcatttgatattcgtgtttccgtaacatcgttttctaactcagcgggtggtccgcgcagagacagaaaGACATAATTcgggtattattaaagagatatcaAATCAATAAAAAGTGTCTACTGTACCTTAGGCAGAAGATGTAAAGTCAAAGTCATTGGAGATTAGTGCTATAACACCTCATCCCAATGTACAGACTTCAGCAGGGGCGCAAAAGAAGTCAAGAGTAACGTCCACGCCCTTCTTGATGACGTCAATGTATGAAGGACAACATGCCGATGGCAGCATATTAGATCAGACTCGTTTTCAAACAAAAGAGCCTGCCATAAAGGAACCCATGTTAAAAAAGAAGTCAAAGAAAgatggaaaaagaaaaggtaGGGTGAGggcgcgaaaaaaaaaatttttgtaaacaaatatttcTTTGGAAAGTCTAAGcgctgcaaaaaaattttttttgtaaacaaatatttcTCTGGAAACTTTAGCGATCCaccaatcttaaaaaaaaatcaggaaaaacttcataaatacaataggTGTTGCAAGTTTGGTTTTCTATATAGTTTTTTTCTGTGAATGTAGGTTGGATTAAATTGTGAATTTTTGGGTTTATAACTACACGTTCCTTTTAGAAACTGGGAAAGAATCAATCCGAGAAGTCAGGGTAAGAGTACTTGGGTTTGCTCATTTCTTCTTTTTGTAACCAGATTATATCTAACAATGAAATTTTGTAGCTTcaaaaatttcatataaaaaagtgCAATAACATACTTTCTCTTCACAGCATAACGAAATTGATGGATTGACGTTGGACTTACAATACGCAAGACTTCTTCAAATGACTTATCTTCACATGAAGGTATGTGAAATGATGGTGTTTCATCAGTTTTAATGTACTAGATATACTATTCGTCTATAATATACTTGATACCAATGTCGGCTTATTGTGGTCCCACTGTATTTGGGCTGAGTGACCACTTTCCATGATGTAAATTCTCGTTGTAGGCAAAACAAACGTTTGATAAACAAGAAGAAAAAGCAAAGgtgacatttatttatttacaatatttatttattgttaacTAAAACATTTAACTTGTTTGATGGTGTATAGTTATGTTATGTTGAGGATAGAGAAACCTTACGAGCGGTCTCCTATGACTGCACTCGTTGTTTTGTTGAACTGGATAAtgataaaacgttttttttttctttggtaatCGAAATTTGAGGACACGATAAACACGGTGGATGTTTTTCTTGGCTCTTACTTTATGTTTGTGTTTTAGGCAGAAATTTATGGACTATGGGGAATCAACcgtaaaattgagaaagaaattGAAGCGTTGACATCGGCGGTTAACACAATGAAGTTAGAAATGTCTATTGATCAACTACTCGACATGCAGGTAACTGTGCATCTCTTGTGTGCTGTTGAGTTCTTAATACTGTTTAAATAGAGCTTGGGCTGCTTGATGTGTCTGAATATTTAGATATGCGCATGCGCGTTATTtgctattttgtttatttaagatTGATACATGGCTGAAGTAGAACACTATATCAGCATGTGTTCTTTCGATAGAATGATTAAGAtgttgttatattttattttttacagatgGAAAGGTCGAAACCATTAAGCAATAAATTATCAAAGATGATTTTAAAATCTTCTCGATTAGCAGAAGCATTGATGGACACGACTCATTATCTGCCCACGAACAATATCATTAAACCTGAGAACGAAGGTAAAATAAGTTTCATGTTTTTGCGTTAATTTTTAACAAGAGATTTACAGCCTATGGTGATTTTATGTTCTTAaccatttgatttgatttgaaagTGTCAGTCACGTGACCTTCCAAGCCTTTCAAAGCATTATGACCGTGATTTTTCCCACTTGTTTACTGGGGATTCATTTACTCTTAAGTTATTTACTATTTGGAATTTTTATTACCTCATGAGCGGAACTTTTGGGTTATGTGCCATAATGCGTTAAAAACCTACCACAAGAAATTCCAAATCATGCCCCAAATGATGACTGAGGGATAATTAATGTCAATGTaagcttatttaaaaaaattcactctttGAACATTTGGTATATTCTTATAATGGCTTTTGCttggaaaatttaaaacaaaagttttgaaTGTTATCGTTTTTTCCGTGAAATTTTCTTCACTTAAAGTATTTTAAACATAATTAGAAGACATAATAATCCACCCTTTATGTTTTTTGTGTCAATAGTCAGTTGtgtcaaaaatttaaatccTCAGTTCTTCTCTTGTAGAAAAAGTGTTGGACGCACTCGATGAAAGCAAAAGACTTTTGTCGGAAATTTATTCGCTTACTAGAAAGTATGAACCCAACGTAAGTGGAATATTACTTTGTTTGTGTTACTTTTTTAGCTTAGCTCAGTCCCCTCTTCCGAATAAGTAATATCTTTTTAGATCGAAAATTTGGCATCTACGTCCGAAGTTCTCATGAAAACTGTTAAAACAGAAGTCAGTGAACAAGCGAGGTGAGTGTTTTTCCTCTTTAGTTGTTGCAACATTAAAATTTCACAATATAGTAGCTATTTTTGATATAAAGATATCATGGATTGAAAGCTGCGATATTTCTGTTTGGTGAAGTCAAAGAGTGGTGAAGTGAAGTTTGAAACAGCAAAATGTTTCAACGCACGGCAGGAAATATTATGACTTCACAATGCGCAAAATTTTATATAGAGTGCGTCTCAACAGCATACCTGAAgagaattaattttcgtgagaaattttcagatttttttttcttttgcgacAACTAATATTTGCAAGGTACACCGTCCTAATATTTCGTGAGAGTTGAtgcttttactaattttttaatgttgtttagGACTTTTATATATGACATAAAACAAAAACTGTTGAAGTTAAAATTCACATACCAAGGAGAAAGAGaggaaaaaataagtaaaaattcgcgggaattaatttttgcgaaaactTGCGAAGTTGATTTCGTTGTGTTAGCgaaacatgaaataaacaccgtgttttataattttaattataaCATACCAAATTGAGAGTTCTCTGCCACTTTCGTGCTAAATACCAACCTCTTTAGTTTCCTAAGTACTATATACTGTAAGGTTTTCATCCAAACCGCAAGGGTGATTCGGTTTCGCTAGCTTTGATCAACATAAATAAAAACTGAGTCATAAGAAAagcattttgtttttagatgTTCGGAATTGTTGGCTGCTTGTACAACACGACTGAATCATGAACGTTCTCTACAAGTTCAGCTGCTGGAGAATACGTAACGTTAGTTGTGAGACTCACTTGTAAAACGGTTTGCGCGTTACTTGTCCTTCTTTTTATAAAGAAGTCCGGTACAAATTTATCGTCGTAGTATCAAAACGTGTGTGATGTCTGCTTATGGAGAGTGCAGAAAATCTGAGGAGGTTTCCTGGTCATAATACCGAAAATTTATCGTTGCTGACAAAATTTACACTAAGCATTCAATAAACATTGGAGAGAATTGCATGAACAAgcgatttttttatcttgactGTTTTGTATAAATGCATATattagttgtaaaaaatatacagttaaaaattttcaacttatgaacaaacataaaaaataatgtatataaaatCTCTTCAAAATATTTCGAGAGTCAGAGACGGAGGAAAAGTCACAAACACTGGGTAAAATTTAACTTGCGAACACAAAACTTTCACTCCCGTCTCCGAGCATGCGCCGTGATAAtaatcaatatattttttaggcTATTAATTCATGGTCACACGAACTCAAAAAATATTGGGAACTAAGTGAATGTATGTGCTAGTAAATTGCTTGACCTTTCTAAAAGATCTATCGGTGTTTCTGAAGATATTTCTAAAACGTaagcttcattttaaaaattgattcgaTGGACGATTTGTTCATTTGGAATGTGTTGTTTTTCTTCGGTTTTGTTTTTTCTGAGGAATTTGGTTTTCCGAATATTTACAAGTGTATATTTCCAGCTTTTCTTTTCgtattatctaaaaaaaaaattacatgtaGATATCTATTAAAACAAAGGACAAAGAAGAACATTGGTTGTGTGAATTCCTCTTGATCTAAATACGTGAAGGAACTGGAACTGAATTTCATCTTATCAGCTTTCCagcacaacaaaaataaataacctGTCAAACCTGCATCTTCATTATATAAAAACGTAGAAAAatcatgttattttttaactttttgagtAGTAAATGTTTCAGTAGTGACTCCGTGGACATTGTGGTGGACATTTtcagataaaaacaaaatatatacctTTTTGCTTAATGTTTAATAAGCATTAAACGAGTCCTTGTAGACCTTTAACCCATCACCAAGTGATCCATCTGGGGTGACGGAATGTTCCAAGATGGAAGCAGCATCTGAACCTCCGTTCACCATCATATGTGCTACTGTTTTTGGCCTGCTAGGAGGATTGCCAGGAACGTATCCTTCCCTAAAAATATTATAGCATTAGTTGTTCGAAAAAATCTTCACAattgttcattttttataaattatttatgtGGGCCCCGAATTATTACTAAAATTTTAGTCCAGGAGACCGCTAAAATGGCTCGACTTGGTGAATGTTCACCCTATTTTCCCATGCTTCTAGATCAAATACCCAATGCAAAGTTGTTATTGTGCTGCGAAAATACTTTTGATGTACTTTTGTTTATAATTACGCAACTAACCTGAAATATACATTAGTTACTTGCGCTGTTGGCCCCACCACTGCTTGcacctaaaaaaataaagatggcgTCTTTATTGATAATCTCCAGAGAAAGCTCTCAACGacgaataaaattttaacaagctttgttaagataataaaaatttgcaatttttaaaaCCATATGATGGAAACCGAGCATTTGCGTTTCCGTATTTCCATAAAAAAGtcagatttatcaaatttaattaATTCTGCGAATGTTTTTCCGCTGAAAGCACGCAGTGTAGTATATAGAACTTACAGCCGATCTGATGTTTCCTTCTAAGATTTGGAACATTGACGAAGAAGAATCTAATAACTCTGTATCCCAGTTTTGTAATAACTTGAACACGATCTCACCTGGAAAAGAAAATTTGGCGATTAATGAAACACACCTGTAAACGCTATTGGTAGAACGTACTTGCTGTGAATATCCAAAAGTTTTTTAAGCAAGTGAAAATAATCGTATTACCTGGTAGCGGAGCGTACACGACAGGTTGTCTGGGACCTTTCTGGAATGGTTGTGGACATGGATTACTACAAGCTGGTGATGGCATGCAACATCCTTGCGGATCAGGATACGGATTTGGTGCAGGGTCAGGATTTGGAAAAGCGTATGGGTTAGGATACGGATATGGGTAAGGCTCTGGTACAGGTATAGCTGATGTAAGCGCGAGTAGCACTGCTGCTAAGATCGAGTGAACGATCATTGTGCTTCTGAAAGAGAGAGAAACATCATTCCAACCTTAACATCGACCATTCAGACGTTATTTTATAACAACTCAAATGTGCAGCACGTATGCTGCGTTTACTGATTAGTAAGATGAATGGTCCGGCACATTTTCATGTCACGAGTTGATTACATTAGAACAGAATACTTATACATTCTTTTTCTTCCTTATACGGTTATTCTTAATTTCAATATTGTTTTTCAAACAACACCCTATTTTCGTAAAGTTGAGAAATTTTAGCTACCAAAATATGCAGAATAGCAAGAAATATGTAAACTGATAACACTTTCTGCATGCTACATGCAGAACAAAATTTAAGAGTTCTTCACCCTTTCCCACTCTATCGCCTACCAAGTAAAAGATATTAAAATTACTTACGGAAATATACACACGTCTgtacacaaaataattttgtgaaaATCTTTGCTAATTTAATTTTCACGCCAaattagcaatttttttaacttcaatGCAAGCCTTGCATGTTGTGATAGAAACAGGTTCTTGCTGCGACTTTTTTACCGCTTCATTAAACACAGTGAATTGTTTGAATATACTAACCAATCATTAGCAA
This window contains:
- the LOC130644405 gene encoding uncharacterized protein LOC130644405 isoform X2, encoding MYKNTTPRTPLSQGILSKTTNDTSEIDTTLTSNGHVISQGIKSPFHNEDNKDTPRQITPTKSRPASRPKSFTELSLSDVEHESRHNTPKPRLPRLTQEVVVVETNPDNLHESGEVETRSFTAQSPARVVCHSPIQERDGTVPNNESIRTKQSKKSLSFDENNISNVKDLSTGAGKKKKKKFVPVQSRYKQQSSKKAEDVKSKSLEISAITPHPNVQTSAGAQKKSRVTSTPFLMTSMYEGQHADGSILDQTRFQTKEPAIKEPMLKKKSKKDGKRKETGKESIREVRHNEIDGLTLDLQYARLLQMTYLHMKAKQTFDKQEEKAKAEIYGLWGINRKIEKEIEALTSAVNTMKLEMSIDQLLDMQMERSKPLSNKLSKMILKSSRLAEALMDTTHYLPTNNIIKPENEEKVLDALDESKRLLSEIYSLTRKYEPNIENLASTSEVLMKTVKTEVSEQARCSELLAACTTRLNHERSLQVQLLENT
- the LOC130644405 gene encoding uncharacterized protein LOC130644405 isoform X1 — encoded protein: MYKNTTPRTPLSQGILSKTTNDTLSEIDTTLTSNGHVISQGIKSPFHNEDNKDTPRQITPTKSRPASRPKSFTELSLSDVEHESRHNTPKPRLPRLTQEVVVVETNPDNLHESGEVETRSFTAQSPARVVCHSPIQERDGTVPNNESIRTKQSKKSLSFDENNISNVKDLSTGAGKKKKKKFVPVQSRYKQQSSKKAEDVKSKSLEISAITPHPNVQTSAGAQKKSRVTSTPFLMTSMYEGQHADGSILDQTRFQTKEPAIKEPMLKKKSKKDGKRKETGKESIREVRHNEIDGLTLDLQYARLLQMTYLHMKAKQTFDKQEEKAKAEIYGLWGINRKIEKEIEALTSAVNTMKLEMSIDQLLDMQMERSKPLSNKLSKMILKSSRLAEALMDTTHYLPTNNIIKPENEEKVLDALDESKRLLSEIYSLTRKYEPNIENLASTSEVLMKTVKTEVSEQARCSELLAACTTRLNHERSLQVQLLENT
- the LOC130644413 gene encoding uncharacterized protein LOC130644413 → MIVHSILAAVLLALTSAIPVPEPYPYPYPNPYAFPNPDPAPNPYPDPQGCCMPSPACSNPCPQPFQKGPRQPVVYAPLPGEIVFKLLQNWDTELLDSSSSMFQILEGNIRSAVQAVVGPTAQVTNVYFREGYVPGNPPSRPKTVAHMMVNGGSDAASILEHSVTPDGSLGDGLKVYKDSFNAY